The Candidatus Sulfotelmatobacter sp. genomic interval GTGCCTATCACCAGCCGGAGCTGGCGCCCGGCGTCGCCGAGTGGGTCGCAGCCGCGCGGGGACGCGGTTTTTCGCTCGTCCTGGTTTCCAACAACTTCACCGAGCGGGTCGCCTCGGTCGGTGCGCGGCTCGGCATCCCGGTGGTGCCGAACGCCCTCAAACCCTTGCCGTTCGCGTTTTTGCGCGCGTTGCGGCTGCTCGGCACGCCGCGCCGCGACACCGTCGTCATCGGCGATCAGCTCTTCACCGACGTGCTCGGCGCGAAGCTGGTCGGCCTGCGCAGCGTGTTGACGCGACCGCTGGTCGCGCACGATTTCCCGCTCACGCGCGTACTGCGCTATCTCGAACGCACCATCGCAGGAAGGACACCCTGAGTGGCCACCCGTGCCGTCGTCTTCGATCTCTATGGAACGGTCTTGCGGCTCGAAGGCCTGCAAGACGCGGCCGCCGTCGCCGGCGCGGCCGACCCGGCCGCGTTCGTCGCGACCTGGCGGCGCAAGCAGCTGGAGTACGCCTTCCTCAGCTCGCTGGCCAATGCGTACCGCAACTTCGACGAGCTGACCGGTCTCGCGCTCGAGCACACCTGCGCGCAGCTGGGACTGCGGCTCGACGCGATCGGCAAGGCGCGGCTGTTCGAGGCGGCGAGCTCGTTGCCGGCGCACGCCGACGCGCTGCCCGCGCTGCAAGCGCTGCAGGCGCGCAACGTGCCGCTGGCGGTGCTGACGAACGGCGTGCAGGCGTCGGCGCAGCGCGCGATCGCGAACGCCGGCTTGGGCGGCCTGTTCTCGGCCGTGCT includes:
- a CDS encoding YqeG family HAD IIIA-type phosphatase; this translates as MERLRADHHADTLPEVSLDRLAAWGIRGIVVDLDNTVCAYHQPELAPGVAEWVAAARGRGFSLVLVSNNFTERVASVGARLGIPVVPNALKPLPFAFLRALRLLGTPRRDTVVIGDQLFTDVLGAKLVGLRSVLTRPLVAHDFPLTRVLRYLERTIAGRTP
- a CDS encoding haloacid dehalogenase type II, giving the protein MATRAVVFDLYGTVLRLEGLQDAAAVAGAADPAAFVATWRRKQLEYAFLSSLANAYRNFDELTGLALEHTCAQLGLRLDAIGKARLFEAASSLPAHADALPALQALQARNVPLAVLTNGVQASAQRAIANAGLGGLFSAVLSVETVRAYKPDPRVYGIATTHFDCAPLEIAFVSSNPWDAWGAAHFGFRVLWCNRTGAPPELLTPAPEVTMTSLAELPAHV